One part of the Phacochoerus africanus isolate WHEZ1 chromosome 7, ROS_Pafr_v1, whole genome shotgun sequence genome encodes these proteins:
- the LOC125131710 gene encoding olfactory receptor 6C65 — MPNKTTIREFILLGLTDDPELQAVIFFFMLFTYLLSVGGNMTIIMLTLSNVCLKTPMYFFLRNFSFLEISFTTVCIPRFLISIATGDTTISYNACMTQVFFLILLGSTEFFLLAVMSYDRYVAICKPLHYTTIMSNKVCHQLVISSWLAGFLIIFPPVIMGLQLDFCDSNIIDHFTCDSSPMLLIACTDTKFLELMAFFLAVFTLMVTLPLVILSYTLILRTILKIPSGQQRKKAFSTCSSHMIVVSISYGSCIFMYVKTSAKEGVALSKGVAVLNTSVAPTLNPFIYTLRNQQVRQALKDITQKMSLSNKH, encoded by the coding sequence ATGCCAAATAAAACGACAATTAGAGAATTCATTCTTCTGGGACTTACGGATGACCCCGAGTTACAAGCTGTGATATTCTTCTTTATGCTGTTCACCTATTTATTAAGTGTAGGTGGAAACATGACCATCATCATGTTAACGCTATCAAATGTCTGTTTGAAGACtcctatgtatttcttcctcaggaatttctctttcttagaaaTTTCATTCACTACGGTCTGTATTCCTAGGTTTCTGATCAGCATTGCAACGGGAGACACAACCATTTCCTATAATGCTTGCATGAcgcaagtattttttttaatccttctggGTTCCACAGAGTTTTTTCTTCTGGCCGtgatgtcctatgaccgctatgtggctaTCTGCAAACCTCTACACTACACAACTATCATGAGTAACAAAGTCTGCCACCAGCTTGTCATCAGCTCCTGGCTGGCTGGTTTCCTCATTATCTTTCCCCCGGTGATTATGGGCCTCCAGCTGGATTTCTGTGACTCCAACATCATTGACCATTTCACTTGTGACTCTTCTCCTATGCTACTGATTGCTTGCACTGACACAAAGTTTCTAGAGCTTATGGCATTTTTCTTAGCAGTATTCACACTCATGGTAACTCTGCCCTTGGTGATTCTCTCTTACACACTCATCCTCAGAACAATTCTCAAGATCCCCTCTGGCCAGCAAAGGAAAAAGGCCTTTTCTACTTGTTCCTCCCATATGATTGTGGTATCCATTTCTTATGGGAGttgcatttttatgtatgtaaaaaCATCTGCAAAAGAAGGTGTCGCTTTGAGCAAAGGGGTGGCAGTACTTAATACCTCCGTTGCTCCCACGCTGAATCCCTTTATTTATACCTTAAGGAACCAGCAGGTAAGACAGGCCCTTAAGGACATCACCCAAAAGATGTCATTATCAAACAAGCATTAA